The following coding sequences are from one Ornithorhynchus anatinus isolate Pmale09 chromosome 11, mOrnAna1.pri.v4, whole genome shotgun sequence window:
- the ANKRD11 gene encoding ankyrin repeat domain-containing protein 11 isoform X2 encodes MEIKKTRIQMPPVQSMLWYYKAGTLLEAPWHEMEVPRSKKKEKQGPERKRIKKEPATRKPGLLFGMGLSGIRAGYPLSERQQVALLMQMTAEESANSPVDTTPKHPSQSTVCQKGTPNSASKTKDKVNKRNERGETRLHRAAIRGDARRIKELINEGADVNVKDFAGWTALHEACNRGYYDVAKQLLAAGAEVNTKGLDDDTPLHDAANNGHYKVVKLLLRYGGNPHQSNRKGETPLKVANSPTMVNLLLGKGTYTSSEESSTESSEEEDAPSFAPSSSVDGNNTDSEFEKGLKHKAKNQEPPKTVTPVKDEYEFDEDDEQDRVPPVDDKHLLKKDYRKEAKANSFISIPKMEVKTYTKNNTIAPKKAAHRILSDTSDEEDTSVTVGTGEKLRLSTHSLLPGNKTREPPSTKQQKEKSKVKKKRKKEVKGKEVRFGKKNDKFCSSDSESENLESDEDDRDSVQSSSCVKDSTLVLKDSSLFSSLSASSTSSHGSLTSQKHNPNLNLTEQHSKHWRTDHWKTISSPAWSDVSSLSDSTRTRLTSESDYTSEDSSLESLKPVRKKQEHKKKTNPHSTASEKKNSFHSNVDGAIPKLDKEGKVVKKHKTKHKHKNKEKGQCSIAQDIKIIKSFSFEYDDSKQKSDKALILESESPIESKLKVLKHEREHFKKDDKLLKVKSEEKEWLFKDDTIKVSKDEKSSKRVKEGSKDISKSFREEKDRSSKAEKEKPTKEKSPKEEKLRIHKEERKKKSKDKQSKSEKKNDLKEEKISKLEKEKTFKEEREKFKKEKVYREESGFDDFSNKSQFLENEDTKFSLSDDQQERWFSDLSDSSFDFKGEDSWDSPVTEYREIKNETVAKLILETVKEETKDKKRDNKSKEKRDYNEKRNDKDPFLKKKERDYLDKNSDKKKDPIEKHKGISSYLSEKDKKRKDSSEGVKDRKEKDLGDSCKERKDSFESSKDRKDVKIKQEEPYRDELKEYGCENFFKDKSDSEFGGKNLESWERHHSGKEKEKKDASEKDKKEKLKPEKYKEKSKETDKEKNEKSSLDKNQKDKELDKGFKEKKDTKDKYKDLHNKDKDRKSSLDQIKEKKEKNFSGTLSEEFSEKRDEKKGKEKSWYIADIFTDESEDDKDDCNTSGFKITEPVGGEMQRVVDSVQEKDDILLEKEHYPADKHRKYSSDKQHLGEKQKDKESKEKKKEKGSTEGGKEKKEKSSFEKHKEKKEKDSAEKYKDRKDRTSVDSTQEKKNKQKVPEKVEKKHSTEDKVKSKHKEKPEKEHSKERKSSKGGEIEKSLLEKLEEEALNDYRDDSNDKISEISSDSFTDRGQDPGLTNLFESSNLSLTDASEEKFKDALPFPCLQDKLKEKERHRHSSSSSKKSHEREKAKKEKTEKKEKTDDFKDTSNRKDPTQSEKDFSLDGEGFGIPYNLKAEAEDELDKSVEFFPTEKKDKNDSERELSKKSEKDKVYASSALTVKEKKKRDKHREKWKDEKDKHREKHVDGFFKHHKDEQKSVMKEKDSPQVNFFKDKSKEESVKLSETKLKEKFKENQEKSDSLKISNGNDKLPLSKEAGKKDSRPREKLLGDGDLMMTSFERMLCQKDLEIEERHKRHKERMKQMEKLRHKSGDPKLKDKNKASEDLRKRSLDLPSKKPPVLDSQLKDKKFKELGPLTPVSTAENKVHPIASTESRDWLAGPHMKEILPASPRPDQNRPTGVPTPASVVSCPSYEEVMQTPRTPSCSNEDYTDLFDCADSQHSMPVSTMSMNACSPSFFDRYANAAGGLPENPSQTPTRAISTNLYRSISADIRRTPEEEFSVGDKFFRQQSVPATTDYDSPVQHLMEEKVPLPSVPAEKFPCLSPGYYSPDYGIPSPKVEALHCASGAMGNVVRSPESVFSGLQAKSSPSHRDELLAPSIESALPPDLGLPLDSTEDQQATASIMPPEPSFLPPIEESSFNSGISEPNNIDWTNPPRNTEQPLPENPVTWPVGSDLLIKSPQRFSESPKPFGPPDPMHPAPVAFISTDSPYPVSPIPYPLAASEPGLDEVKENPEEAIPGEMAPTEEQAPYISPTRLDTFFNNCKPLPEETAEMPPEPPGIPAEPQVEALGPLENNYMEANNIAAMNQEEPVSWPDPFTNPEDDLDLGPFSLPELPLQTKDVPEAEMAETEPMEDSPAATLESVNAGNPRIANGSISILAADEQEELAPSQSLTPLSVEPEPQPEEPKAEAVSPEAPAEASGVPEEKASEELESQSFQQAASADLAQPVNKEMEANAEESLTSNCAGDNCAQNNLTQATVMEGSASQDGTIGSGVNQAFSPQMETPQGNAQPETIEPAPKPVAEAPKPPKIEEIPQRITRNRAQMLANQHKQNTPPSEKEFPPVSTPATRAKGRVTEEDDSQAQHPRKRRFQRSNQQLQQQINTSTQQTREMIQQTLAAIVDAIKLEDIEPYHSDRSNPYFEYLQIRKKIEEKRKILCYITPQAPQCYAEYVTYTGSYLLDGKPLSKLHIPVIAPPPSLAEPLKELFKQQEAVRGKLRLQHSIEREKLIVSCEQEILRVHCRAARTIANQAVPFSACTMLLDSEVYNMPLENQGDENKSVRDRFNARQFISWLQDVDDKYDRMKTCLLMRQQHEAAALNAVQRMEWQLKVQELDPAGHKSLCVNEVPSFYVPMVDVNDDFVLLPA; translated from the exons GCTGGACAGCGTTGCATGAGGCCTGTAATCGAGGTTACTATGACGTCGCCAAGCAATTGCTCGCTGCCGGCGCCGAAGTCAACACGAAGGGCTTGGATGACGACACGCCTCTGCACGACGCAGCAAACAATGGGCACTACAAG GTGGTGAAGCTGTTGTTGCGGTATGGAGGGAATCCTCATCAAAGTAATAGGAAGGGAGAGACCCCCTTAAAAGTGGCCAATTCCCCAACAATGGTGAATCTCCTCTTGGGGAAAGGCACCTATACTTCTAGCGAAGAGAGCTCCACAG AGAGTTCCGAGGAAGAAGATGCCCCGTCATTTGCACCTTCAAGTTCTGTTGATGGCAATAACACGGACTCTGAGTTTGAAAAAGGCCTAAAGCACAAGGCCAAAAATCAAGAGCCACCAAAAACGGTTACCCCCGTGAAAGATGAATATGAATTCGATGAGGATGATGAACAAGACAGAGTTCCTCCTGTTGACGACAAGCATTTGTTGAAAAAAGACTACAGAAAAGAAGCTAAAGCCAATAGTTTTATTTCTATACCCAAGATGGAAGTAAAGACATATACTAAAAATAACACAATTGCACCAAAGAAAGCCGCCCATCGCATTCTGTCCGACACCTCGGATGAAGAGGATACGAGCGTCACTGTGGGAACTGGAGAGAAGCTAAGGCTCTCGACTCATTCGTTATTGCCCGGCAACAAGACCCGAGAGCCGCCCAGTACCaagcaacagaaagagaaaagtaaagtcaaaaagaaaagaaagaaagaggtgaAGGGCAAAGAGGTTCGGTTTGGCAAAAAAAATGATAAGTTTTGTTCCTCAGACTCGGAGAGTGAAAACTTGGAGAGCGATGAGGATGACAGAGACTCTGTTCAAAGCTCTAGCTGTGTCAAGGACTCTACTTTAGTGCTGAAGGACTCTTCTTTATTcagttctctctctgcctcttccacctcttctcaCGGGAGTTTAACGTCACAGAAgcataaccctaaccttaatctcACAGAACAGCACTCCAAGCACTGGAGGACGGATCATTGGAAAACCATTTCTTCTCCAGCTTGGTCAGATGTTAGTTCCTTATCGGACTCCACAAGGACGAGACTGACAAGCGAGTCAGATTATACATCTGAGGATTCCAGTTTGGAATCTTTAAAGCCTGTAAGAAAGAAGCAGGAGCACAAAAAGAAAACTAACCCGCACAGCACCGCCTCGGAAAAGAAGAATTCGTTCCATTCCAATGTGGATGGGGCAATTCCAAAGCTGGATAAGGAGGGGAAAGTGGTTAAAAAGCATAAAACCAAACATAAACACAAGAACAAGGAGAAAGGACAGTGTTCAATTGctcaagatattaaaataattaaaagctTTTCTTTTGAATATGACGACTCGAAGCAAAAGTCCGATAAGGCCTTAATTTTAGAGAGTGAAAGTCCAATTGAAAGTAAATTGAAAGTATTAAAGCATGAGAGGGAGCATTTCAAGAAAGATGACAAGCTGCTCAAAGTTAAATCTGAAGAAAAAGAGTGGCTGTTCAAAGATGACACAATAAAAGTCTCCAAAGACGAGAAATCATCAAAGCGAGTCAAAGAGGGAAGTAAAGACATCAGTAAATCTTTCCGAGAGGAAAAAGACCGATCCAGTAAAGCAGAAAAGGAAAAACCAACAAAGGAGAAGTCTCCAAAAGAGGAAAAGCTTAGAATAcataaggaagaaagaaagaaaaagtcaaAAGACAAGCAGTCAAAATCCgagaagaaaaatgatctcaaAGAGGAGAAAATCTCCaagttggagaaggagaagacgttcaaagaagagagagaaaaatttaaaaaagaaaaagtttacCGGGAAGAATCTGGTTTTGATGACTTCAGTAACAAAAGTCAgtttctggaaaatgaagacacAAAGTTCAGCCTTTCTGATGACCAGCAGGAGAGGTGGTTTTCCGACTTATCTGATTCATCCTTTGATTTCAAAGGCGAGGATAGCTGGGATTCTCCTGTGACGGAGTACCGGGAAATCAAAAATGAGACGGTGGCCAAACTGATCTTGGAAACAGTGAAAGAAGAGACTAAAGACAAGAAACGGGATAATAAAAGTAAAGAAAAGAGAGACTACAATGAAAAACGTAATGACAAAGACCCTTtcttgaaaaagaaagaaagagactaTCTGGACAAAAACTCCGACAAGAAGAAAGACCCCATTGAAAAACATAAAGGCATTTCCAGTTATCTTTCTGAGAAAGACAAGAAGAGGAAGGATTCTTCCGAAGGAGTTAAAGATAGGAAAGAAAAAGACCTGGGCGATTCCTGTAAAGAGAGAAAGGATTCCTTTGAGAGCTCCAAGGATAGGAAAGATGTCAAAATTAAGCAAGAGGAGCCCTACCGGGATGAGCTGAAAGAATATGGGTGTGAAAATTTCTTCAAAGACAAATCAGACTCTGAATTTGGTGGAAAAAATTTGGAGAGTTGGGAAAGGCACCAttcaggaaaagagaaggagaagaaagatgcCTCTGAGAAGGACAAGAAAGAGAAACTGAAACCAGAGAAATATAAGGAGAAATCCAAAGAAACtgacaaagaaaaaaatgaaaaatccagCCTTGATAAAAATCAGAAGGACAAAGAATTGGATAAGGGTTTTAAGGAGAAAAAAGATACTAAGGACAAATACAAGGATCTGCATAACAAAGACAAAGATAGGAAGTCATCACTTGATCAaattaaagaaaagaaagagaaaaatttcTCTGGGACCCTATCAGAGGAATTCTCGGAAAAAAGAGATGAAAAAAAGGGCAAAGAAAAAAGCTGGTATATTGCAGACATATTTACAGATGAAAGCGAAGATGACAAAGATGATTGCAACACCAGCGGGTTCAAAATCACAGAGCCTGTTGGTGGCGAAATGCAGAGAGTAGTGGACAGTGTGCAAGAAAAAGATGATATCCTTCTAGAAAAAGAACATTATCCCGCAGACAAACACCGAAAGTACTCTTCTGATAAGCAACACTTAGGAGAGAAGCAAAAAGACAAAGAatccaaagagaagaaaaaagagaaagggtcaacggagggtgggaaggagaagaaagagaaaagctcCTTTGAGAAGCataaagagaagaaggaaaaggattctGCCGAAAAATATAAAGACCGGAAAGATAGGACCTCGGTAGATTCGAcccaagaaaagaaaaataaacaaaaagtcCCAGAGAAGGTTGAAAAGAAGCACTCCACTGAGGACAAGGTGAAAAGCAAGCATAAAGAAAAGCCAGAAAAAGAGCATTCCAAAGAGAGAAAGTCTTCTAAAGGAGGAGAGATAGAGAAAAGTCTCTTGGAAAAATTAGAAGAGGAAGCCCTCAATGACTACAGAGATGATTCCAATGACAAGATAAGTGAGATCTCCTCCGACAGCTTCACAGACAGGGGACAGGATCCAGGTCTCACTAACCTCTTCGAGTCTTCTAACCTGTCTCTGACGGATGCCTCTGAAGAAAAATTCAAGGATGCGCTTCCTTTTCCCTGCTTGCAAGACAaattgaaggagaaagaaagacacAGGCACTCCTCCTCGTCATCGAAGAAAAGTCACGAAAGAGAGAAAGCCAAGaaggagaaaacagagaaaaaagagaaaacagatgaTTTTAAAGACACCAGCAACAGAAAAGACCCCACGCAATCTGAAAAGGATTTCTCCTTAGACGGTGAAGGCTTTGGTATTCCTTATAACCTGAAAGCCGAAGCGGAAGACGAATTAGACAAAAGCGTCGAATTTTTTCCAACTGAAAAGAAAGATAAAAATGATTCCGAGAGAGAGCTTTCCAAGAAGTCAGAAAAGGACAAGGTGTATGCCTCAAGCGCCCTTACAgttaaagagaagaagaagagagacaaACACAGGGAGAAATGGAAGGATGAAAAGGACAAACACAGAGAGAAACATGTAGATGGATTCTTTAAGCATCACAAAGATGAACAGAAGTCTGTGATGAAAGAGAAGGACAGCCCTCAAGTGAACTTTTTTAAAGATAAGTCAAAGGAGGAAAGCGTCAAACTCAGTGAAACCAAGTTAAAGGAGAAATTCAAGGAAAATCAAGAGAAAAGCGACTCATTAAAGATAAGTAATGGCAACGATAAGTTGCCCCTCTCTAAAGAAGCCGGCAAGAAAGACAGTCGGCCTAGAGAAAAACTCTTGGGAGATGGGGATCTGATGATGACCAGCTTTGAGAGAATGCTGTGCCAGAAAGACTTAGAAATTGAAGAGCGCCACAAGCGACACAAAGAGAGAATGAAGCAAATGGAAAAGCTGAGGCACAAATCTGGAGACCCTAAATTAAAAGACAAGAACAAGGCTTCTGAGGATCTGAGGAAGAGGAGCCTCGATTTGCCTTCTAAAAAGCCACCTGTGCTGGACTCCCAACTTAAGGACAAAAAGTTTAAGGAGCTGGGTCCGTTGACTCCGGTATCGACAGCCGAAAATAAGGTACATCCCATTGCCAGCACGGAGTCCAGAGACTGGTTAGCGGGGCCGCACATGAAAGAAATCTTGCCGGCCTCTCCGAGACCTGATCAGAACCGGCCAACGGGCGTCCCCACCCCAGCGTCTGTGGTATCTTGTCCGAGTTACGAGGAAGTGATGCAGACTCCCAGAACTCCATCATGCAGCAACGAAGATTACACGGACCTCTTTGACTGCGCTGACTCTCAACACTCTATGCCCGTGTCAACCATGTCCATGAATGCATGTTCACCATCCTTTTTTGACAGATATGCCAATGCTGCAGGGGGGCTTCCTGAGAACCCAAGTCAAACTCCCACCAGGGCCATCTCCACCAATCTGTATCGATCCATCTCAGCTGATATCAGAAGGACGCCTGAAGAAGAATTCAGTGTGGGGGACAAGtttttcaggcagcagagtgttcCTGCCACAACAGATTACGACTCTCCAGTGCAGCATTTAATGGAGGAAAAGGTTCCTTTGCCATCTGTTCCAGCAGAAAAATTTCCCTGTTTGTCTCCTGGATACTATTCTCCGGACTATGGCATCCCGTCGCCTAAAGTGGAAGCCTTACATTGTGCGTCAGGGGCTATGGGAAATGTGGTCCGTTCCCCCGAGAGCGTCTTCTCTGGTTTACAAGCAAAATCTTCCCCTTCTCACAGAGATGAGCTCTTGGCCCCTTCCATAGAAAGTGCTCTTCCCCCGGACTTGGGCCTCCCTTTGGACTCCACCGAGGATCAGCAGGCAACGGCTTCCATCATGCCACCCGAGCCTAGTTTTCTGCCACCAATCGAGGAAAGCTCTTTTAATTCCGGCATTTCAGAACCGAATAATATTGACTGGACAAACCCTCCTAGAAACACAGAACAGCCTCTCCCTGAAAACCCTGTAACCTGGCCCGTGGGGTCAGACCTGCTTATCAAATCCCCCCAGAGATTTTCAGAGTCCCCTAAACCCTTTGGCCCTCCGGACCCCATGCATCCTGCCCCCGTGGCGTTTATTTCTACGGATTCTCCGTACCCAGTTTCTCCAATTCCGTACCCACTGGCCGCGTCTGAGCCGGGGCTTGATGAAGTAAAAGAAAATCCTGAAGAAGCTATTCCAGGAGAAATGGCCCCCACAGAAGAGCAAGCTCCTTACATATCCCCTACCAGACTAGACACATTCTTCAACAACTGTAAGCCTCTCCCTGAAGAAACAGCCGAAATGCCTCCAGAACCTCCTGGCATCCCAGCTGAACCTCAGGTTGAGGCCTTAGGTCCTCTGGAAAATAATTATATGGAGGCCAATAATATTGCTGCCATGAACCAGGAGGAGCCGGTAAGCTGGCCCGATCCGTTTACCAATCCGGAAGATGACCTGGATCTGGGTCCTTTCTCGTTACCGGAGCTTCCGCTCCAAACTAAGGACGTTCCCGAGGCCGAAATGGCCGAAACCGAGCCTATGGAGGACAGTCCGGCCGCCACCCTGGAGAGTGTTAACGCAGGAAATCCCAGGATCGCCAACGGGAGTATATCTATACTGGCTGCCGACGAGCAGGAGGAATTGGCACCCTCTCAGTCGCTAACTCCGTTGTCTGTGGAACCGGAGCCCCAACCCGAAGAGCCAAAGGCAGAAGCCGTTTCTCCGGAAGCCCCGGCAGAAGCGTCAGGTGTACCAGAAGAAAAAGCATCAGAGGAATTGGAATCGCAATCTTTCCAGCAAGCAGCCTCGGCTGACCTTGCTCAACCGGTTAACAAAGAGATGGAAGCAAACGCGGAAGAATCACTCACGTCAAACTGTGCGGGGGACAACTGTGCGCAGAATAATCTGACCCAAGCAACCGTCATGGAGGGTTCTGCCTCCCAAGACGGTACGATAGGGAGCGGGGTcaaccaagccttttccccgcaAATGGAAACACCCCAAGGGAACGCCCAGCCAGAAACTATTGAACCAGCACCCAAACCAGTAGCAGAAGctccaaaaccccccaaaatcgAAGAGATCCCTCAGCGAATCACAAGGAACCGAGCCCAGATGCTGGCCAATCAGCACAAGCAAAACACACCCCCTTCGGAAAAAGAATTTCCACCAGTTTCCACCCCGGCCACCCGAGCCAAGGGACGAGTCACGGAGGAggacgactcccaggcccagcaccCACGCAAGCGCCGGTTCCAGCGATCCAACCaacagctgcagcagcagatCAACACAtccacccagcagacacgggaAATGATCCAACAGACTCTGGCGGCCATTGTGGATGCTATCAAACTGGAGGACATTGAGCCCTATCATAGTGACAGATCAAACCCCTACTTTGAATATCTTCAGATCAGGAAAAAaattgaggaaaagaggaaaatcctCTGCTACATCACTCCCCAGGCTCCCCAGTGTTACGCCGAATACGTCACCTACACGGGTTCTTATCTCCTGGACGGCAAACCCCTCAGCAAGCTTCACATTCCAGTG atcgcccctcctccatccctagcAGAACCACTTAAAGAACTGTTTAAACAGCAGGAAGCAGTAAGGGGAAAACTCCGGCTCCAGCACAGCATAGAACGG gAAAAGCTGATCGTCTCATGTGAGCAGGAGATCTTGAGAGTTCATTGCCGGGCAGCGAGAACAATTGCCAACCAGGCGGTGCCTTTTAGTGCTTGCACCATGCTGCTGGACTCGGAAGTTTATAACATGCCTCTGGAGAATCAG GGAGACGAAAATAAATCAGTCCGAGACCGTTTCAACGCTCGTCAGTTTATTTCCTGGTTACAAGACGTGGACGACAAATACGACAGGATGAAG ACGTGCCTGCTGATGCGACAGCAACACGAAGCCGCGGCCTTGAACGCGGTGCAGAGGATGGAGTGGCAGCTGAAGGTGCAGGAGCTGGACCCAGCCGGGCACAAATCCCTCTGCGTGAACGAGGTGCCCTCGTTTTATGTGCCAATGGTTGACGTCAACGATGACTTTGTGCTTTTGCCGGCATGA